TCCGTAAAAAGCGGTTCGGTTGTGAGCGATAAATGCGACTGAGCGGTTGTCTTTACACCCTTATTACTGGTTGATGGAACTGATAATCAGTGTGAAAACATGGTTTCGCATCAAAATTACGGAGTCCAGACGTATTTGCTGAACGAAGATCAAACAAAATCAAACGTTCTCCTACTCCTTACATGTCTACTTAtattatttcaaaacactatgCAAGAACAGAGCAAGTTGGAGTTACTAAACATGCACGCATCTGGGTCTATACACGTCATCTGTATTCTGAAATGATATTCTGACGCAGATGATACTCTATTTTGCAGAAAGGTATGAAAATCATACTATAAATTTAGGTCAACAAATGGCTAAATTATGGAGTAGTATTATACAAGCATTGaacatttttttaatttatcaGTTAGCTTTTTCGTACACTAAAGTCTAAAGTAGTTCTGATATGCTGATCTTTTGTATTAAATATTATGGTTATTGTTCCACACAACTTGATATGGAAATTTGGACACACAATGTAAGCAATAGGTTCTTTGCATTGAAATGGATTACATTATTAAAAATACCATGTAGGAAGGtgaaaaaatgttaaaaataacaattttttggTGCAAATGGCTGAAAATACCCATTCTGGTAGTGAATGACTGAAAATACAGTTTTGGATACACATTTGTCATTTGGGTATTCTGTTTTATTCTATATACACATTTGTCAAATGGGTATCcaattttcttttttttaagATACGCATTAAATGCGTAATAATACCCAAACTATAAATGCGTATCTTTAGTAATTTTTTTGGATACCTAGTTCTCAAATGCGTATTACACTTATCCAATTACAAAATGCGTAATCAAAACGGTATTTTCAGCCATTTGTTTTAAAAATGGGTATTTTCAGTCATTACATCCAAAAAATGGGTATTTTTAAACATCATCCTAGGGAGGAGAAGATGAAGATCAAATTTTTTTTCAATCGTCTATCAAAGTGCTTTATTATTAACGGCCATATTCAGAAATTAAATTTCGGGGATAATGACTATATATTTTATGAATAcattttcatattttttatttatttttgagagcatcttcatatatttttaaatgttttaataattaaaaaacgTAAAATTCCGCTTGAATATCAAAATCGagcaaatatatttttaaatattttaaggATAAAAAACGTAAAATCCTGCTTTGATATTGAAGTTGAGCAATTTACTAGTTTTTTATTAATACTGTAACTCACTCATCAATACATTACTGACATCGATAGGAATAGAAAACCTATCAAAAATTCGATCCGAAAAAGAATATGATAAGGGATTAGTTTTGATTATGTTTTTCTTGTGCTACTAATTTTGATTATGCTTCCGTACATAATCTATTATTACCTAATCAAGTCGAACGTCATGAAGCTTAAACATGTATCAGACAATTTAATTATTTTACAATCTCATTTTTAAGTGGACGGAACAAGTGTTGTAATCAAACTCGAACAAATAATATTTACGGAACACTAAATTTTTTGTAATATATCGAACCTGTTTCCAAGAAAATAAGTATTACATCCGTCTCGGTAGGTAGTACTCCCTCTGTACATCCCATTTGTTTATACTTTCTTTTTTgggatgtcccttccaattgtttacatttcaaaattttccaaaaatagtaaagtttttataatttttaaattaactacatGCACTATTTtcctccactatacccactttatacatataatattaatcggtctcactactttactcattttttccacttttctccactactttatcatttttcttaaactccgcgccccacccaaatgtaaagatttgggagggacggagggagtatatgtTTATTATTTACACACGTTTACTATTTACACGTACTTCGAGActtctataaaatatagtttcatattttttttatttttttttgaataaaagtttaaagataaaacttttattctgaaaatatatattatacaattaTGTTTTAAAAAAACATTGAAAAACGTGCCGAAAAGTAGTGTATAGAATTCAATGTGATAGGAAGTAATTAATTTGAATACAacttaatatatattaaattatattaattaaaacTTAACAATTGTCAGAGACTCCAAACTTAACAGTTGTCAGTAGAGTCCAATTTCCAAGTTTTGGTTGTTTGGAAATTGGAATTCAAAAGAAAACAATTCTATATATTTAATCCATGATGTGACATTTTTGTAAAGAATTCGTTTGTGCAGTGCATTTATGTGATATTATTAACCGTTTTTGGTTGAGCCCAGGAAAAAGTTTAAAAAATAGagttaataattattattatggtgttatattaaaataattactTTTAAATTAAAAACATCCAAAATATTTAAAAACGCACTATTTTGATCAAATTATTCACCGATTACGTATTTAAAAGATGCGTatttcattttttaaaattttgaatatatttcatttttaattaaaaatgaaaatgaatcTTAAAGATACTTAATttactttttaaaaaaatgtaacACGCATGCTTAACACGTGTGCCATatacaaaatttaaaaaatgCAATGCGCATCTCCCACATCCATAATCGGTGCGTATTTAGGACGAAAATTATCGTCAAATAGTATTTTGAGCACTTGAATTTGAAAATTGTTGTATTTTAGTCATTTTTTCTTATTATTAGTTCTCGACAAAAAAATAgttaatattaatttatatttatgtGGATTAGTCTAAATCGTATTGATACATTCAGTCTCtgaattttttttgtttatttttgcgtaaaaaaattaaaaaagtaCTAAGAAATATTAATGTTGCTAGACTTCATAacctaaaaattaaaaaaaatgttaaatTATACTCCTCCGTTCTTTTCATTTCTTTACAttttcctttttgggatgtctCATCCATttttttacatttcaaaacttaacAAAAATAGTTCATGGGTCCCATCATTTTCCTACTTTTTCTCTtttttcacactacttttacctaactatctcccttttatacattaaaaatcaatgaGTCTCATACACTTCACAcacttttctttcttttttccactactttatacatatttgTTAAACTACGTATCCAATCCTCTTGATAAGAAATCaaaaggacggagggagtattctACGCTACTACACCCCAACACAAATGAAATCACATGATCCGTGACCCGGGTTAATTTGGTAAAattaaaagtttaaacataattAAGGCGGGAGCGCAATCAAATTTAAGCAAACAACCTCTATAATCCCCTCCCTAATCATAACAAACTTTCAAACCACCCTCCACATAAAAACACACACTCTTCTCATTTATTTACACACACTTTCAAAACCGTTTGTCATATACATATACATTCTCATTATTGCACACTATTATTTATGCTGCTGCTACATAATTTGACAAAAACAAACAAACATATCTCTGTGTGATCCCTTATAATGGCAGATCTGTACGGTACCAACGGTCGTGATTCTTCCGCGGTTGAATCAGAAGATATGTCCTCTTTTCTGCACAATCTCCTTCAGAACTCTGCTGCTGTGCCACCGTATGTGCCGTATAAACACAGAAGTGGTCGAGATTATCTGCATCATGGTAGTTATTATCCGTCTGAGACTAGGGAAAATAATTCGGGTCATTTTTCTTCGTCTGCGGAGAATTCTGATCCGATCAGGAGAAATGTTTCGTCTAATATTGATGCTGATGAGTTTGATTTTGGTTGCGAGGTGAGGTTAACTAGTGTTCCTTTTATTAAAGTTTAtaactaattttaattttattgatcgataatttttttttattttgaaatttaAGGAGCCTGAAGAGCCGGAGGTGCCGCCTAATTCAGTTCCGCCTCGTTCTTCTTCGAAGAGGACTAGAGCAGCCGAGATTCATAATTTGTCAGAAAAGGTAAGGTTATGATATGTTGTTGATGAATTTTAATCGAATTTATTGGATAAGTGAGGTGATGTGTTtgtgattaattatttattttggacAGAGGAGGAGAAGCAGGATTAACGAGAAACTGAAAGCACTGCAGAACTTGATCCCGAATTCTAATAAGGTTCTTTTTTAGTTTTCGTTTTTTTGTTGCTTTCAGGCGAAATTATGTTATGTTTTTAACGGATTATCTGAATTTATTTCTTGAACGAATGTTTTGGTCTTTTGTGTCGTAATAGACTGATAAGGCTTCTATGCTCGATGAAGCAATTGAGTATCTTAAGCAGCTTCAACTACAAGTACAGGTACATGTTCTATGTCGATATATTATAGTAGTGCCTCTCTCCCGATCTACATCGTTATGTCTCATAATCTTTTTGCTGAGGAATTAGTGAGAGAGTGCATCTAATTGTTGGAAGTAAGTTGTTGGTGTGagtaattatatttaaattttgtatctACACTAGATGTTAGTGAGCTATTCTTGATTCGAACTTGTAGTATAGAAGAAATAAGATGATACGAAGCATTAACCGCTGATTGGAATAGTTTCTAGCTTCATTACATGAATAATAGCTCTGCCTGCGGTCAAGGATGTGAACTAATAGTATCATGAATGTTCGGCTCTTGAGGTTGCACCGTTGCAGTGAGCCATGACACTCTGCAAGAACAATAAAAAGTATGTACTGGCTTATAAATTTAAGATTGATTTAATTAAAGCCACTCTACTACTGAAATACTACTGAAACATCACGGTCTTGGAAGAGTTAGGCTTCTTAACATGGCATCAGATGTTAGGTTTAGACTAACATCTGGCTTGAGTGTTTCGAGTTTTAATCATCTGGCTTGAGGTAGTGCCTCCTGAGTAATATACTTCGCAATCAGATAGCAAAGATAGATTACATTAAGCTAAAACTCATTAATGTATTCATAAGTAAGATCCGTAGACATCTTGGGTTTAATGGATATGGTTTACTTTACACTCTTGAATGATTATTTGGTAATACACTGATTGTAACAGATAAATGTGGCAAGCAATATGTGCTAGTGTCTGCAGACTCCATCTAAAGAATCTTCACTCTATAGTCTCTACACTAATTTATTTTTATTGCTCAAAATAATTCATAGCTTGGTCGGTTTTGTAGATGTTGACTATGCGAAATGGATTAGGTCTGAATCCAGTTTACTTGCCAGAAACACTGCAGACAGCGCAACTAACTCATCAGAGAGGGTCGGACTACAACGAGGGAAACCGACTGATGAATACGAGCAGAAGAGATGCATCTACGGACCCCAAGTTCTCAGCACATCCAACACTATTTATGTCGAATCATAATCCATCAAACCAATCAGTCGTCATGCCATCAACAACTAACATCAACAATTCAGAAACCTCGTATGGTTTGAATCCTTCAATTCCTGAATCAATGTGAACTCCTCAACTTCTCACCTTTCTAGAATTGATTTTGCTGTATAATTTATTGACAGGGCCATGTTTCATGGTCACTGTCCATTTCTGCTAGGTGTATAGGATGTTTAACACATTGATCAGAATAACTTGTTTGCCTTCTGGCATCTGATGCAATGAACATCTTTTGCATTTGTTTAAATTATTACATAAAACTGCAAAATAACTTTCTACAGATTTGGCAACTTGAACCAACTTTGTTCGTACATCCAAGACATTTCAAGTTGGTGAAATTTTACAAAACGATATTGGCAGAGATACACTTCATCTCACTATTACATGATGTGTAATTTTAGGATCACCATAAAGTAAGAGAAATAGGATCATCTCAGTGATGACTGAGCATGCTGCTTGATTTACAATGGCTTGTATCAATAAGAAAAGTGTGAAAAGCAATTCCAATGGCTTCTATCAATAAGATTAGTGTCAAACACGAGATTGGTGGTAGGCGTTTAGCAATTGTAAAGCTCTCGGTTAGTGGTTCACAAATTAAACACCACTTGGATGAGAAACGTCACAGCAACCAATATGCAAACTGATTACCCTCACACACCAAGATTTCAATTACATTATCAGAGTATCAGATTGATAAATAACTAAGTATTTAAGACAACTCAAAGTGAAAGTAGGTCAAATTAGGTGTACACGGTTATCCTGATAAAAGAGACTTAACAATTAACAAGTTTCCAAATCCCTCCAAATGCTTGAACAATTAATAAGAGTATAAGACTGAACAGATCATAAAGGTCATCCACTACAACTTATCTTAACAAAACAATTTAAGTGGGCTAATCAAACACATACAGTATCTGAAAAGCAAGTTTGATTGTCACAAGGAAACTTGCCAATGGACCAGATAAAATTTTGTTTAACATAATTTTAAAAAGGAAACAAAACTCGGCTTGGCCTTCACTACAAAATCCCGAAATAACAAGGCAGCTAATACTAAAAAATGTATCCTTCAAAAGCAAGTTTGATTCTAACAAGGAAACGTGTCAATGCACCAGATAGATTTTTGGTTGACAATGTCACTTCGGAAAGGGGAAAAAACAGCTCCGACCTTCACTCCAGAAGTAACACAGGCATTTTAGCTAACCATGCTTAGGAAACAAGATTCTCACTAAGAGAAAGTCCGGCTAGTTGATCAGCTGTATTAGATTGTGAAACATTCCTCAAGACATCCATAGCCTCAGCAACTTTCGCCTTTAAAGCATCAGGTGACTCCAGTAAATGCAGAACTTCAGTCTGGTCCATCTCTAGAAGCATTCCCGTAACTTTGGCCGCATGATCATGCTCTAGCTGGTCCACAAGTGGGTACAAATTTTCCCCAAGCATCTGCCATCAAAAAATAATGTTATTACCTACAAATGTTAAAAGTAGAGCTTGgttaaattcaaaaaaattgtACAGAAGCTTACCGTCCTTTGCTGGTCCGATGGAGCATTGGCTAGTGCAGAAGCCAACGCTGTAATTGGCATAGGCTGACCCATTGCAGCATCTCTAGGAAGCATGCCCCCCATGTTGTAAGGAACTGGAAGCATGCTTCCTCCAACACCTGGCATGGCCACATCTCCAACATTGCGACCAGGTGGAAAACGATACATGCGCCCTCTGGGCATGAGCTGAAAAGAACATGACACACATTGATAACTGAACATATCTCAAGTAACAAATGAGCAACAGCATTATAAATTCACTACAGAACTTCAAGTAACCTGCTGTGGCATCATAGGAACAGGTTGCTGAGTTTGTTGAGCAGGACCAGCTCCACGCCTTCCACCAGGCCTCTGTCCCTGCTGACCCTGTTGGACCATCGGCATATAGAAATTTGGCATAGGAGCTCCGCCAGGCCTCATTCCTGGAACCAGCTGTTGCTGATAGCCAAAACCAGCCTGCAGAGAAAATTGATTAAGCcaaataaatttttgaaaaacaacGCCATATATTTCTTGAATAAATAACAGGAATTCTTGCATGGCATGAAACTCCTACCAGAAAAACCTAGTTCCTAGAAGGAATTATGTAAGCTAGTAGTAGCTTTTACCCAACCAGGTAAGTTCCTTTCCTGGCAAAAGTTTCCTACTCAGTTATTTAAACTACGGATAACAAAAAAATTTAAGGACCTAAACATCAAATGCCTGGATTCtatcaaaagtaacttttaagaGTAGGTAAACTGCACAAAAAGAATGTTTATAGACAACAGATGAAAATGAGAACTAAAGCCGGATTGCATACATGCACTCTAGTTCTAGTGCAAAACCATCATAAGACATAACTTATTTTTCTTGTATCCTAGCAGTTCTCCATGTGTGCAGGCCTAGTTACTTACACTGCCAACATAAGATGAAAATACACAACCAGGTTTATAACCTTCTCCTATATGTAAAGTCATATGACTATAATAGTCAGCTGAAAATCTAGTATTCAAAGCTAAAATAATGGATAAAGAAAGAATCATGTGTGTAGACCCAGTTACTTTCACCATTAATAGACCATATAACAGTCTGATCAGAAGCAACTTATTATCGTACAGAAAGTAACCGCTAAGATCAAACAAACAAGACTTTATTGAAATCTTGTGCGACAAAGAAAGAAATTTATCGCAATATTAAACAGCTAATTCTTTCAACAAGCATATCTTTAAAAGAATAATAAACAGAACAGTATCTGCCTTATAAAATTGCATGGACCGATTAAAAAACCCTATGAGCTTTCAAGCAATAATTAAGTTAATTGTGCACACAGAACATAGTTCACATTCTTTGTAAACTAAAAGAACAGGACACATGTACAGAACTTCAACTTGGAAATTATGAATCCTGCTTGCAGAAGCCTAGAGAATATTGGTACCTGAGACGCGATCATTGCAGGAGGTGCTTGACCATAAAAGAGTTGTTGTGCCATACCCGGAGCACCAGGTGGATACATTGGCATACGAGGAGCCATAGAAGGAGCCATGGCTACAGGCCTCATCTGTGAAAACTGGGCCTGCATACATCCATCTATGCATATTAATTTAGGATAGATATTTCTCCAATAATTTAGGATTAACCTTTATCCTTTAAAGTTTAAACAGCAGTAGCAGACGCCCATAAGAATAAAATATATATCTAATAATTCAGGATCAACATTTTTCCCTTTATAACAACAAGCAGAGAAAGGAAAAATTATAGCACTTAAGTGAATTTCTTCCAGGTGGGATTTAAAAACATTATTCCAAAGATAATTTTGCTCATAAATGTTGCAGTATGCATGTAGATGTGACTATTGTACCTGTAaccttgctcttctttcttctttcctctGAGCAAGAGCAACATAAAGTGGTTTGCTAACAATCATTTTGCCATTCATTTCACCAAGCTGTAATTTGAGTAAATAAATTGATAAGCATATCTATAAGATCCTAGGACTTTCAAGAAAAAAGAATGGATGAAGACCATACAGCACGAGAAGCTTCTTCAGATGTTGAAAAAGCAACAAATCCAGATCCTCGGCTTATACCACTAGGATCCCGCATGACCTAAAACCATGAACATCAAGCTATTTAGTCTACCAAAAAAAATCTTGTCCGCAGAACACGCATACAAAGAAGACTTTCAAAAAATCAGTGAACAATTTTTAACCTTGCATGAAGATATAGTTCCATAATCAGAGAACAATTCCTTCAGTTTTTCATCATCTATGGTTTCATCCAAGTTTTTGACATACAAATTAAGCCCTTGAAATTTGTCCACCTGCTCCTTCACAGTTTGCTCAAATCGACTTTTCAGCTCGACTTCTCTTTCAGATTTTTTTTGAGCTTTACCAACATACCACTCTTTGTCATCAACCTTTTTTCCGTTTAGTGCATCAACAGCTTTAGCTGCATCTTCAGGATTGTCAAAGTTGACAAATCcaaaacactttgattttccatCTCCATCCCTCATTACTACTACACTGGTAATTGTTCCATACTCTCCAAAAATTTCCCTAAGCTCCTCTTCAGAAGTCGATTCGGACAAATTTTTCACATATATATTGTTAAATTTAGTCTTACTTATCTCAGTGTCTCTATCTTGCTTACGAAGGAACATACCAACATAAACTTGTTTATCATTCATCAACATGCCATTTAGCTTATCAATTGCAGTATTAGCAGCTTCTTCACTATCATACTGAACAAACCCATAGCCTTTAGACTGGCCAGAATTATCGGTCGCGATCTTGCAGGAAAGGATAGTCCCAAAACTTGAAAAAGTATCCTGCAAGGCTTTGCTATCGATCGATTTGTCCAAATTCTGCACAAACATAAATTGGAATAATTAAGTAACTTTAGGGAATTCTGATCTATAACTTGCGATCAGAAGCATACAAACCCAGACTACATGGACACTCATGCCGGTGATTAGCAACAATTGCAACACAATTAAATGGCCACAGTAAATATCTCCGAAAGTATACATGTAAAATGCAGTCATCAAGTAACATAATTGCCCATATTAGTACAGGCTTAATATTTCAGAACGTCAAAAATGTTTGAACACCAAGAGCACACATCCCACATGTTTTAACCTTATACCGAGGGAACAAGAATTGGATTGGGATGCTAGACTTTCTTAAAATTATAGCATCATCTTTTATTAAAGAGATAACTGAAATATGGAGGTAACTCTATTCTACACGGGACAAAATTGACCATGAGAACAAAAGGCAACAAAAGCATCTTAACATGTTGTAGAGCTCGATTGTTTCTTAATACCTTGATAAAGATATTAGCTGTCCCACTCCTTCGCTTGCTAGGATCCCGATGAGAAACCATAACCCGGATAGTCTTGTTATTCAGCTGAGTGAAATTCAAGACATCGAGTGCCCTGGCCCCTGAAAGCAAATAAAAGAAGAGAATTTTACATCTCACTTCTAGAGGAGTGTACAAAGATTACAACACTTAATTGTATAGGTTCAGCATCTTCCTCATGTGCATGAACATAACAAACGGTAAATATATACAACAGGACTAGCCAAAAGGGGAATGATTACAGGACTGGAACAAATAAGTAAAAACGAGATTACATTGTAAATTTTATCTTACAAATCAGATTACAAACACAACAGTAGGCCACAATCCAAAAATGCAGACACAAAATGTGTTCTGTCTCCACATATAATTGCCATTCTCATACATATAAATTCTACTTGAAGTAAAGTTTTAATTTTGTACTGTTTTCAATTTCAAAGTGAATAGGAATATATAGTATATACATTGTCAGTTGTCACTTCAAATTACACACATTTAGTGTGATTCCATATATGTCTCGCGTTTTTGGATTGTTGCCTTGTGTTCAGGGTTTTTTGATTCTAGCCTTGTGTTAGAGCCTATCGCAACAAAGACGGCATAACTTCTTAATCGTCCCTAAAATAATAAGTGTAGACACTACAGTCCTATATTCCGAGGAAATAGCAATAAGTGAACACAAACATTGTATAAATCCAAACAAATAAAATGTCAGAGTCCTCATTTCTATCTACTATCAATCCATTTAAACAAACACACATAGTAATTTATAAACTTAAATTCCTATTCTAGCTTAAATGATTAAAAACATTCTGTTAACTAAAATTTCACCTAATATAAACTAAAACTATACCAAATCTCAATTACTCCACATTACACATCATTTCATCCACAAAATCAACAACCTATTATCCGAATAACATACATGCCGACACTTCATTTACGAAACCAACACCACAAAACAAACACTCACAATTTCGACAATGTAACAACTAACAAACATATATAGCCTAAAACTAACATTTCACCTAATATAAACTATAACTACACCAAATGTGAATTACTCCGGTTAGATTTCATCTAAATAATCAACAACCGATTATCCGAATAACATACATTCCAATACTTTATTTACGAAACCAACAACACGAAACAAACTCACAATTTCGACAATGTAACAACTAACAAACATATATAACCTAAAACTAACATTTCACCTAATTACTCCTAATTACATCTCATTCCATCCACAAAATCGACAAATTAGTATCTGAAAAACGTACATTAAAATCTTTCATTTACGAAAACACGAAAAACAAACACTTCAGGAAACAAACTAACTAACCGTCTTGCTGATTACTATAATTGACATAACCGTAACCAAGTGACCTGCCAGTACTCAAATCTCGACAAACCCTAACAGAAACAACTTGTCCAACTTGATTAAACAGATCATACAACTGCGAATCGGTTACGTTCTGCTCCAAGTCACCGACGAACAACGACGTCGTTGCCGCCGCCGCGGTAACGCCGTTAGTGACCGGTACATGCTGGACTTGAATCTGCGCCATTTGTGAATTTTTGTGgtttttttaatttgtttttgtgattttctgtGATAATTAAAATGAGAGAGATTTATTTTAGGGTTGGGAGAAGGCAGAAAAAATGTCTGCGAACCGCAACGGATAAAATAGAGGGGGTTGGTTGGGTTTTATAGAGAGGCGGTTGATTTGGTAACCCTAGACAGGTAGTTTTAGATCTAACTGCGATTCTCAGCCGTTGGATTTGGTTTGGGTTGTTGCGTCTCCCGCTTCTTTTTCCTTGAGTTTTTCTTTTTACCGCCCAAGTCCTCCAAGGTTTCGATCTCCCGCCGCTTTAGTCCGATTTATGCTTTTTAGAATACTGTTTAAATTTGAAACAATTTATTTTTGGTTACAAGTACGTATCAagttaaatgatttttagaacaTTAGTTTTTCTTTCTTAGTATTTAATATGTGAATACATGGTTCTAAAATTTTTTGATTTTATCGATTAATTCCCGATTAATTGTCTGAAAGACACGTGACCGATTTGATTTTTCAAATCCGAttaattcttatatttttttCTTGATTGGTATATTGCAaagaaattattatatataatacataATTTTAGTTaaatttaaatgattttaaaatatataatatgataAATGTATATTAACTTATAAATTATTAGTAAAGTAAggatattaaaattaaatataattttaaacatAAGATGCATTCGTTTTTTTCTCCGATTAATCCTAAATTGATATTTCGGCCGATCTATTCTAATTTCTCATTTTTATAATATTGTGTGAATGGGTTAAATAAAAAAACATGTTTTTATATATTGTACCAACATAATTTCAGGAGGTTCGTTGGAGTTATATTATGGTCAATggtgatatatatacatatacgaTAATGAAAAAGTGTTTTTCAAAATAATTGAGAGTATGCAATGAAAAGATTTGTATATCTCAAATAATGGATTTTATGTTGTATAGTTTCTATTCACATATCACGTTTATCCAGGTAAACGTGAATTTAAAATTACGGCGGGAGTTATATTtcttgttatatgattttattagGCTGAATTACTATCTACAAATTAAATAGTATTTTTGTCTTTAAATCATAGTTATTAGTTATTAATCTGATAGTAGTTATGCTTTTCAACTTTCTCCTTGATAACACTGATGAGAGCAGTAAGGCTCAAATTCAATCAGTGTTTACTTCAGCTGGCAATTCCATGACATCAGCATGTATCCAAGTGGCAAATTCAGTTAGTTAGACAGTTAGaatcacacacatatatataatgAGTCTTTTATTCTCT
The sequence above is drawn from the Apium graveolens cultivar Ventura chromosome 2, ASM990537v1, whole genome shotgun sequence genome and encodes:
- the LOC141706852 gene encoding uncharacterized protein LOC141706852; this translates as MADLYGTNGRDSSAVESEDMSSFLHNLLQNSAAVPPYVPYKHRSGRDYLHHGSYYPSETRENNSGHFSSSAENSDPIRRNVSSNIDADEFDFGCEEPEEPEVPPNSVPPRSSSKRTRAAEIHNLSEKRRRSRINEKLKALQNLIPNSNKTDKASMLDEAIEYLKQLQLQVQMLTMRNGLGLNPVYLPETLQTAQLTHQRGSDYNEGNRLMNTSRRDASTDPKFSAHPTLFMSNHNPSNQSVVMPSTTNINNSETSYGLNPSIPESM
- the LOC141706853 gene encoding polyadenylate-binding protein 8-like, whose amino-acid sequence is MAQIQVQHVPVTNGVTAAAATTSLFVGDLEQNVTDSQLYDLFNQVGQVVSVRVCRDLSTGRSLGYGYVNYSNQQDGARALDVLNFTQLNNKTIRVMVSHRDPSKRRSGTANIFIKNLDKSIDSKALQDTFSSFGTILSCKIATDNSGQSKGYGFVQYDSEEAANTAIDKLNGMLMNDKQVYVGMFLRKQDRDTEISKTKFNNIYVKNLSESTSEEELREIFGEYGTITSVVVMRDGDGKSKCFGFVNFDNPEDAAKAVDALNGKKVDDKEWYVGKAQKKSEREVELKSRFEQTVKEQVDKFQGLNLYVKNLDETIDDEKLKELFSDYGTISSCKVMRDPSGISRGSGFVAFSTSEEASRALGEMNGKMIVSKPLYVALAQRKEERRARLQAQFSQMRPVAMAPSMAPRMPMYPPGAPGMAQQLFYGQAPPAMIASQAGFGYQQQLVPGMRPGGAPMPNFYMPMVQQGQQGQRPGGRRGAGPAQQTQQPVPMMPQQLMPRGRMYRFPPGRNVGDVAMPGVGGSMLPVPYNMGGMLPRDAAMGQPMPITALASALANAPSDQQRTMLGENLYPLVDQLEHDHAAKVTGMLLEMDQTEVLHLLESPDALKAKVAEAMDVLRNVSQSNTADQLAGLSLSENLVS